The genomic DNA AGGACCGGTCGTGACAAGCCGCTGCGGCGGGTTTTCGAGACCCGGTCCGCCGCCTCCGTGCCTGGCGCGGTAGCGCCCGCACAGGCGATACTGTAGATAACCCCAAAGCATAAGCGGCAGGTAAGCGGGGTCGACGGTCACGCTTCCCCGGTGGAGAGCGAACTCCCACGCCGCGGTGATCAGGGGATAGAGGACGAACGTGCGGACGGGGGTGCGTCGGAGAAATCTCATGGGACGGCGCGGCAAAGGCGCCCCGAGAACGCAAGGGATCGATTCGTGTCGCTCGACTTCACAACCGTCTCGGTAGCGGTCGCGCTCCTGTTCGCGGCCTTCGTCAAGGGGACCTCGGGAATGGGCTTTCCGCTGATCGCGACCCCGATGGTGGCTTTGTTGCTGGACATCCGAACCGCCATCACGATCCTGATCATTCCCAACATCGTCATGGACGTCGCGCAGGTCTTCCGCGGCGGCTTCCCGGCGGCGGTGATGCGGCGTTTTGGATGGTTCTTCGTCACGACCGTCGCCGGCGTTTTCCTGGGGACCCGGGCGCTGGTCGCGCTGCCTCTCTGGACGCTCAACTTCTGTCTCGGGCTCATGGTGCTTTTCTTCGTGACGTCGAGCTGGCTCAAGTTCGACTTTGCCATTTCGCCGGCTCTGGAGAAAAAGCTCGCGCTGCCCGCCGGGCTCGCCGGGGGGTTTCTGAACGGCCTGACCAACGCCGCCGGCCCGGCCGTGGCGATCTACCTCTACAGCCTTCGGCTCTCCAAGCACGAGTTCATCAAGTCGATCGCCACGATCTTCATGGTCACCAAGCTGAGCCAGCTGGCGGCGGTATCGACCTGGAATCTCTTCAACGTCAGGACGATGTCGCTCTCGCTCGCGGTTACCGGTTTCATCCTGCTGGGCTTCTACGCCGGCCTGAAAACCCAGGACCGGATCAACCAGCGGACCTTCAACCGCGTGCTGCTGGTGCTCCTGTTCGCGATCGGCTCGACCCTCGTCGTTCGCGCCCTGAGCCAGCGTGGCTAGCGACAGCCGCATTGGGGGCCGCCTCCAAAGGTCTGAAAACCAGCCACTTCATGTCGAGGGTTTCGCACATGCTGGGAGATTCACCTCCTGAAGGAAAACGCGATAACAGGCGCACGATC from Candidatus Zixiibacteriota bacterium includes the following:
- a CDS encoding isoprenylcysteine carboxylmethyltransferase family protein; amino-acid sequence: MRFLRRTPVRTFVLYPLITAAWEFALHRGSVTVDPAYLPLMLWGYLQYRLCGRYRARHGGGGPGLENPPQRLVTTGPYACSRNPMYLGHLIYLCGVALVLRSWFGVLIMLGAAVWFHARILQDEKRLAKQLGEPYLEYLRSVKRWIPGLF
- a CDS encoding sulfite exporter TauE/SafE family protein, whose product is MSLDFTTVSVAVALLFAAFVKGTSGMGFPLIATPMVALLLDIRTAITILIIPNIVMDVAQVFRGGFPAAVMRRFGWFFVTTVAGVFLGTRALVALPLWTLNFCLGLMVLFFVTSSWLKFDFAISPALEKKLALPAGLAGGFLNGLTNAAGPAVAIYLYSLRLSKHEFIKSIATIFMVTKLSQLAAVSTWNLFNVRTMSLSLAVTGFILLGFYAGLKTQDRINQRTFNRVLLVLLFAIGSTLVVRALSQRG